The following proteins are encoded in a genomic region of Desulfosporosinus youngiae DSM 17734:
- a CDS encoding bacteriohemerythrin, translating into MIWKEKYMVGVPQIDQQHEELFSRVTAFVETLRSDKPWEEKLEKVNETLEFMKGYVVTHFADEEAYQAAIGYPHYQEHQKVHQRMVAYVVAVSDEYEKEGFKEELMQQFGGKLLAWLINHVVADDQKIAEYARSKEAN; encoded by the coding sequence ATGATTTGGAAAGAAAAGTATATGGTGGGAGTTCCCCAGATCGATCAGCAGCATGAAGAGCTGTTTTCCCGGGTTACTGCGTTTGTAGAAACCCTGCGTTCCGATAAACCCTGGGAGGAAAAGCTTGAAAAAGTCAATGAAACCCTTGAATTTATGAAAGGTTATGTAGTGACCCATTTTGCCGATGAAGAAGCCTATCAGGCGGCAATCGGCTATCCCCATTATCAGGAGCATCAGAAGGTTCATCAGAGAATGGTTGCCTATGTGGTGGCGGTTTCTGATGAATACGAAAAAGAAGGCTTTAAAGAAGAACTCATGCAGCAATTCGGAGGGAAGCTTTTAGCTTGGTTGATCAATCATGTGGTGGCAGATGATCAGAAGATTGCGGAATATGCAAGAAGTAAGGAGGCTAACTAA
- a CDS encoding chemotaxis protein CheX, translating to MKSELLTSFSDAASQTFKLLLDLDVTTDTVPSLENNDKKEYIENIDIVIEITGDLNGEVMYSFPKDTTLEMVKMMSGMEFKEIDEFVKSALGEIANIISGNALSGLSQAQLICDIRPPKIIEGQTSTVDEGCSIYQAKVKTSIGDVGLNLRTIQAAG from the coding sequence ATGAAAAGCGAACTTTTAACCTCCTTTTCTGATGCAGCCAGTCAGACCTTTAAACTGCTCTTGGATCTGGACGTAACCACTGATACTGTTCCGTCCCTGGAAAACAATGATAAGAAGGAATACATAGAAAACATCGATATTGTCATAGAAATTACCGGAGATCTCAATGGTGAGGTCATGTATAGCTTTCCCAAAGATACGACCCTGGAAATGGTGAAAATGATGAGCGGTATGGAGTTCAAGGAAATCGATGAGTTTGTTAAATCGGCTTTAGGTGAGATCGCTAATATTATCAGCGGCAATGCTTTGTCAGGTCTGTCGCAAGCCCAATTGATCTGTGATATACGTCCTCCCAAAATTATCGAGGGCCAGACTTCCACTGTCGATGAAGGGTGTTCCATTTACCAGGCCAAGGTCAAGACTTCTATCGGGGATGTGGGGCTGAACCTCCGGACAATTCAGGCTGCGGGCTAA
- a CDS encoding SDR family NAD(P)-dependent oxidoreductase, whose product MKGKTAVITGATSGIGAAYALRFARDGYDLVITGRRRAVIEEFAQKLRQTQGGKVDVVLAELSQPDGVEKLIEAIRYRQVEVLVNNAGFGINSFYQESDLNTMEQVVAVNVSTPMKLIHALLPGMVQRGKGIIINISSESAYLSIPKNSVYSGAKAFLLSFTEGLHLDLLNTGVIVQVVCPGLTKTDFHKKMGMKKAKQRNKGLIHWLSPEKVVEIAMKDLEKNRVISIPGIHTKLTVKIAKVLPKNYYYKLASTFNQKGRGKKKKNL is encoded by the coding sequence ATGAAAGGTAAAACGGCTGTTATAACAGGAGCGACCAGCGGGATTGGTGCGGCTTATGCCCTTAGGTTTGCACGGGACGGATATGATCTTGTCATCACGGGAAGGCGCAGAGCCGTCATTGAGGAGTTCGCCCAAAAGCTGAGACAAACCCAGGGCGGGAAAGTGGACGTTGTGTTAGCAGAACTATCCCAGCCTGACGGGGTGGAGAAACTTATTGAGGCAATCAGATATCGCCAGGTGGAGGTCTTAGTCAACAACGCCGGTTTTGGGATAAACAGCTTCTATCAGGAGTCGGATTTAAATACCATGGAACAAGTTGTGGCAGTGAACGTTTCGACCCCCATGAAGCTCATTCATGCCCTGCTGCCGGGCATGGTGCAAAGGGGCAAGGGGATTATTATCAATATTTCCTCGGAAAGCGCCTATCTAAGTATTCCTAAAAACTCAGTTTATTCAGGAGCCAAAGCTTTCTTACTAAGTTTCACTGAAGGACTTCACCTGGATTTGCTGAACACCGGCGTCATAGTCCAAGTGGTTTGTCCGGGTTTGACGAAGACGGATTTTCATAAAAAAATGGGAATGAAGAAAGCGAAACAGCGGAACAAAGGTTTAATTCATTGGCTGTCTCCGGAAAAGGTAGTGGAAATAGCCATGAAGGACCTTGAGAAAAACAGGGTTATCTCCATACCGGGAATACATACAAAATTGACCGTTAAAATTGCTAAGGTGCTGCCAAAAAATTATTATTATAAATTAGCAAGTACGTTTAATCAGAAAGGAAGAGGCAAAAAGAAGAAAAATTTATGA